A region from the Aegilops tauschii subsp. strangulata cultivar AL8/78 chromosome 5, Aet v6.0, whole genome shotgun sequence genome encodes:
- the LOC109777416 gene encoding uncharacterized protein — protein sequence MDASARAAAINFWKDPNAESCCICGEEDAGEKHGELSCPYDYLVSSVGYVPCKARLAAWRDDRDVPSGHRAFLRRFVRVTNLPEHCPRPARIAELFARFGPLRMWHVAMDAPAVCKGFACLVFERREDAEKAIDELNCYCFDGHSLRIDWFYPSA from the coding sequence ATGGACGCGAGCGCGCGCGCCGCGGCGATCAACTTCTGGAAGGACCCGAACGCCGAGTCGTGCTGCATCTGCGGGGAAGAGGATGCGGGGGAGAAACACGGCGAGCTCTCCTGCCCCTACGACTACCTGGTGTCCTCCGTCGGGTACGTGCCCTGCAAGGCGAGGCTCGCCGCCTGGAGGGACGACAGGGACGTGCCGTCCGGCCACCGCGCGTTCCTGCGCCGCTTCGTGCGCGTCACCAACCTGCCAGAGCACTGCCCGCGCCCGGCTCGCATAGCGGAGCTCTTCGCCCGGTTCGGGCCCCTGAGGATGTGGCACGTCGCAATGGACGCCCCCGCGGTGTGCAAGGGCTTCGCATGCCTGGTCTTCGAGCGCCGGGAGGATGCCGAGAAGGCCATTGACGAGCTCAACTGCTATTGCTTTGACGGCCATAGCTTGCGGATAGACTGGTTTTATCCCAGCGCCTAA
- the LOC109738367 gene encoding uncharacterized protein encodes MASRRQRRKIGEKKKRRKARAATIKKKIVKKPSAPAPQVSDDERRRSEKRTCGVCGVGRLHDNDHFCPYNYIHGPIRLSTCAERCRPGSHPLLLASSCSETDQLRRLVRVTNVPLSAIPGNRELNWLFRRFGALVGCKLTRLSFDDRVGFGWVAFESRDNAEEAVNKLNGHLVGDRRLRVDWAYPC; translated from the exons ATGGCCAGCCGCAGACAGCGGAGGAAGATCGgcgagaagaagaagaggagaaaggCCAGAGCGGCTACGATAAAGAAGAAGATTGTCAAGAAGCCGTCTGCGCCAGCGCCGCAAG TCTCAGACGATGAGCGCCGCCGCAGTGAGAAGAGGACGTGCGGCGTCTGCGGAGTAGGCAGACTCCACGACAACGATCACTTCTGCCCCTACAACTACATCCACGGGCCTATCCGCCTCAGCACCTGCGCGGAGCGGTGCCGTCCGGGGAGTCACCCGCTGTTGCTGGCCTCCTCCTGCTCTGAGACTGACCAGCTGCGGCGCCTCGTACGAGTGACCAACGTGCCGCTGAGCGCGATACCCGGCAACCGCGAGCTCAACTGGCTCTTCAGGCGGTTCGGAGCGCTCGTCGGGTGCAAACTCACGAGGCTGAGTTTCGACGACCGCGTCGGCTTCGGTTGGGTCGCGTTCGAGAGCCGCGACAACGCGGAGGAGGCCGTCAACAAGCTCAACGGCCACCTCGTCGGCGACCGCAGGCTCCGAGTCGACTGGGCATATCCATGCTGA